In Chitinophaga nivalis, a single genomic region encodes these proteins:
- a CDS encoding AIM24 family protein has protein sequence MNVKLIGHDFKCLQVELAQQEKFFCEKGALIYYEEGITSNINVFDKGVAGLLKRKLTGESIFQVELCNTNIAPKKLVIAGRVGMLPVNLKQISGGIICRAGFYVGSSDKVDIDVKLNITSLIGGTGLIMQKITGFCTVFLDVIGTPITLNLEPGQTVFVDEKSFICMNADMQSRMSSHFSGNNLLGGEGLTTLKITGPGTVYLTSVNFR, from the coding sequence ATGAACGTTAAACTTATCGGGCATGACTTCAAATGCCTGCAGGTAGAATTAGCCCAACAGGAAAAGTTCTTTTGTGAAAAAGGAGCGCTGATCTATTATGAAGAAGGTATTACCTCCAACATCAATGTATTTGATAAGGGAGTAGCCGGACTGCTCAAAAGAAAGCTGACCGGTGAAAGTATCTTTCAGGTGGAGCTGTGCAACACGAATATCGCACCCAAAAAACTGGTAATCGCAGGCCGTGTAGGCATGTTGCCCGTCAACCTGAAACAAATCTCCGGTGGTATCATCTGCCGCGCAGGTTTCTATGTAGGTTCTTCGGATAAAGTGGATATTGATGTGAAACTCAATATCACTTCTTTAATCGGCGGAACAGGTCTGATTATGCAAAAAATCACCGGTTTCTGTACTGTGTTCCTGGATGTCATTGGTACACCGATCACCCTGAACCTGGAACCGGGACAAACGGTATTTGTGGATGAAAAAAGTTTTATCTGCATGAATGCAGACATGCAGAGCAGGATGTCTTCTCATTTCTCCGGCAATAACCTGCTGGGTGGAGAAGGCCTTACCACGCTGAAAATCACCGGCCCGGGTACCGTATACCTAACTTCTGTAAATTTCAGATAA
- a CDS encoding vWA domain-containing protein: MRRLPVYFLLDTSGSMYGEPIQALNNALSGMVNTLRMDAQALDSLWLSIITFDREVKELMPLTELVSFQLPEITCPQSGPTHTGMGLELLYAKVNSEVRKGTPTQKGDWRPLLFLFTDGKPSDVQLYREMIPRVKSLNFAAIVGCAAGKMADNDMLKELTDTVVHLDTADSATLKQFFKWVSDTIEQGNKSMGTTEEVTLPAPPQEVNLVI, from the coding sequence ATGCGAAGACTACCGGTATATTTTTTATTGGATACCTCAGGTTCCATGTATGGTGAACCCATACAGGCATTAAACAATGCTTTGAGCGGAATGGTCAATACCCTCCGCATGGACGCCCAGGCGCTGGATTCCCTGTGGCTCAGTATCATCACTTTCGACAGGGAAGTGAAAGAACTGATGCCCCTCACCGAACTGGTGAGCTTTCAGTTGCCGGAAATCACCTGCCCGCAAAGCGGTCCTACCCACACGGGGATGGGCCTGGAGTTGCTCTACGCAAAAGTAAACAGCGAAGTACGCAAAGGTACGCCTACCCAGAAAGGAGACTGGCGGCCTTTGCTCTTTCTCTTTACAGATGGTAAACCATCGGATGTACAGCTGTACCGCGAAATGATCCCCCGGGTGAAAAGCCTCAACTTCGCTGCCATCGTAGGTTGCGCAGCCGGTAAAATGGCGGATAATGATATGCTGAAAGAGCTGACAGATACCGTGGTGCACCTGGATACCGCGGATAGCGCCACCCTCAAACAATTCTTCAAATGGGTGTCTGATACCATAGAACAAGGAAACAAAAGCATGGGCACAACGGAGGAAGTAACCCTGCCGGCGCCGCCTCAGGAAGTGAATTTAGTAATCTGA
- a CDS encoding vWA domain-containing protein, translating into MRRLPVYLLLDTSGSMSGEPIEAVKNGVQVMISSLRQNPQAIETAFISVITFDSSARQAVPLTDLASFQMVDIRATGTTALGDALQLVSNCIDREVAKTTTEQKGDWKPLVFIMTDGIPTDSWQGGLAEFKKRKTAYTVACAAGAGADTTILKQITENVVSLDTADSQSISKFFAWVTASIGVSSTKVEDSGKEVVGLNELPPPPSELNIVV; encoded by the coding sequence ATGAGAAGACTGCCCGTATACCTCTTGTTGGATACATCCGGCTCTATGAGCGGAGAGCCTATTGAAGCAGTGAAGAACGGCGTACAGGTGATGATCAGCTCCCTGCGTCAGAATCCACAGGCAATTGAAACGGCATTTATCAGCGTCATTACTTTCGACAGCTCCGCCAGACAGGCAGTGCCCCTGACCGACCTGGCTTCCTTTCAGATGGTAGATATCCGGGCTACCGGTACCACCGCACTGGGAGACGCTTTGCAGCTGGTGAGCAACTGTATCGACAGAGAAGTGGCTAAAACCACTACCGAACAAAAAGGCGACTGGAAACCACTCGTGTTTATCATGACAGATGGTATTCCTACGGATAGCTGGCAGGGTGGCCTGGCAGAATTCAAAAAACGTAAAACGGCTTACACCGTAGCCTGTGCTGCCGGTGCGGGCGCCGATACCACCATCCTGAAACAAATCACGGAAAATGTGGTAAGCCTGGATACAGCCGACAGCCAGAGTATTTCCAAATTCTTTGCCTGGGTAACCGCCTCCATCGGCGTAAGCTCCACCAAAGTGGAAGACTCCGGAAAAGAAGTGGTAGGCCTGAATGAACTGCCACCACCGCCGTCTGAACTGAATATTGTGGTTTAA
- a CDS encoding TerD family protein — translation MAINLQKGQRISLEKSNGSKLQHICVGINWGAIVKKGLLGFGKSTEAVDLDGSCALYDDNKKLVDVVYFGQLFSRDNAIRHSGDDLTGDMGGDDGLDNEVITVDFSRLNPAVSYVAFMLNSFRGHDFGTIPFASIRIYEGTPSRVTEVFAKYDIANEASFAGSVSMVMGVFYKRNGEWKFNAIGEPTRDRKLEETINTVTLNYL, via the coding sequence ATGGCAATTAATTTGCAGAAAGGCCAGCGTATCAGCCTGGAGAAAAGCAACGGTAGTAAACTGCAACACATCTGTGTAGGTATTAACTGGGGCGCTATTGTAAAAAAAGGATTACTGGGCTTTGGTAAATCCACCGAAGCGGTAGACCTGGACGGTAGCTGCGCGCTGTACGACGATAACAAAAAACTGGTGGATGTAGTATACTTCGGACAATTGTTTTCAAGAGACAATGCCATCCGTCACAGTGGAGATGACCTGACCGGTGATATGGGGGGTGATGACGGACTGGATAATGAAGTGATCACTGTTGATTTTTCCCGGCTCAACCCGGCGGTATCTTATGTGGCATTTATGCTGAACAGCTTCCGTGGTCATGATTTCGGTACCATTCCTTTTGCGTCTATACGCATATACGAAGGAACGCCTTCCCGCGTAACAGAAGTATTTGCCAAATACGATATTGCCAACGAAGCCAGCTTTGCAGGCAGCGTTTCCATGGTAATGGGTGTATTCTACAAACGCAATGGCGAATGGAAATTCAATGCCATCGGTGAGCCTACCAGAGACAGAAAACTGGAAGAAACCATTAACACCGTTACCTTAAATTATTTATAG
- a CDS encoding TerD family protein, whose protein sequence is MAINLQKGQRESIDAPKFTIGLGWDTNSSSTGTAFDLDASVFVLGENKKIVSDQHFVFYNNLATPDGSVEHSGDNLTGVGDGDDEQIKIDLTKITPEITEICVVVTIHDAESRRQNFGQVRNSVIRIFDPVTNQEILKYELEEDFSIETAVEFGRLYKREGKWKFEAVGIGMKGGLQDYLNKYN, encoded by the coding sequence ATGGCAATTAATCTTCAAAAAGGACAGCGCGAAAGCATTGATGCCCCGAAATTCACGATTGGCCTGGGCTGGGATACCAACAGCAGCAGCACCGGTACAGCATTTGACCTGGATGCCTCTGTGTTTGTATTGGGAGAGAATAAAAAGATTGTTTCCGATCAGCACTTCGTATTTTATAATAACCTGGCTACACCCGATGGTTCCGTAGAACATTCCGGCGATAACCTGACTGGTGTGGGCGATGGCGATGATGAACAGATCAAGATAGACCTCACGAAAATCACACCGGAGATCACCGAGATCTGTGTGGTGGTAACGATCCACGATGCAGAAAGCAGAAGACAAAACTTCGGCCAGGTAAGAAATTCCGTGATCCGCATTTTTGATCCGGTAACCAATCAGGAAATCCTGAAATACGAACTGGAAGAAGATTTCTCTATCGAAACAGCTGTGGAATTCGGCCGCCTGTACAAACGCGAAGGCAAATGGAAATTTGAAGCAGTAGGCATCGGCATGAAAGGTGGCTTACAGGATTATTTAAATAAATACAATTAA
- a CDS encoding phosphoribosyltransferase family protein, translating to MQFTYSLHKITCAEAFGFDPNAYSRFKFGDEAVAREFGTELARGFIRQYLSRHPVSDQLVVISSPYAFIPTATFAMKNHFVFQLNRWLVEQGFPVVQETKVHRTITYKDDYGALTAAQRMQLIGGDSFHIDREFLTGKTLLFLDDIRITGSHEKMILKMVQDYGLQNDLGLLYFAELTNMDIPPDIENHLNYHQVKSIFDLDAIIKSGHFTINTRIVKYILHSDPADCIIFLQNQTNDFVHLLYNMAIGNNYHAMAFYKDNLEHIREYLFINNHKLIHHGN from the coding sequence ATGCAGTTTACTTATTCTTTACATAAAATTACCTGTGCAGAAGCATTCGGGTTTGACCCCAATGCCTACAGCCGTTTTAAATTCGGAGATGAGGCCGTGGCCCGCGAATTTGGCACCGAACTGGCCAGGGGGTTCATCCGGCAATACCTGTCGCGTCATCCTGTGTCTGATCAGCTGGTGGTCATCTCCAGCCCGTATGCATTTATTCCTACCGCTACTTTTGCCATGAAAAACCATTTCGTTTTTCAGCTCAACAGGTGGTTGGTAGAACAGGGCTTTCCGGTGGTACAGGAAACGAAGGTGCACCGCACCATTACCTATAAAGATGATTACGGGGCACTCACGGCAGCGCAGCGGATGCAACTGATCGGCGGCGATTCCTTTCATATAGACCGGGAATTCCTGACAGGTAAAACGTTACTGTTCCTCGATGATATCCGTATCACCGGCAGCCATGAAAAAATGATCCTGAAAATGGTACAGGATTACGGCCTGCAAAATGACCTGGGATTGCTGTATTTCGCGGAGCTGACGAATATGGATATTCCACCGGACATCGAAAATCACCTGAACTATCATCAGGTGAAATCCATTTTCGACCTGGATGCCATCATTAAAAGCGGCCACTTTACCATCAATACGAGGATCGTGAAATACATCCTGCATAGTGATCCGGCCGACTGTATCATCTTCCTGCAAAATCAAACCAATGATTTTGTACACCTGCTATATAATATGGCTATTGGCAATAATTATCATGCCATGGCCTTTTATAAAGACAACCTGGAACACATCCGGGAATACTTATTTATTAATAACCATAAATTAATACATCATGGCAATTAA
- a CDS encoding HAD family hydrolase: MMDYKHYSFDLWLTLIKSDPAFKKERAHFFYIHFNRQQKSLEEVTAVFRQVDLMCNAINERTGKNIDAEEMYLMVISRINEDADIVYDIDIHQLYDQMEQLLLSHLPLVYSEETIPVLTTLKTTGECTVNVLSNTGFIKGRTLRKVLKEIKLSDYFDFQLYSDELGLSKPNPLFFQHMLHNVARCKGAGINLKEVIHIGDNPRADIAGASAVGIDSLLINSNHSSILSVVR; the protein is encoded by the coding sequence ATGATGGATTACAAACATTACTCTTTTGATTTGTGGTTAACCTTGATAAAGTCTGACCCCGCATTCAAAAAAGAACGAGCACACTTTTTTTATATTCACTTCAACCGGCAGCAGAAAAGCCTGGAAGAAGTGACCGCTGTTTTCCGTCAGGTAGATCTGATGTGCAACGCGATCAATGAAAGAACCGGGAAAAATATAGATGCAGAAGAGATGTACCTGATGGTCATCAGTAGGATCAATGAAGATGCTGATATCGTATACGACATCGACATTCATCAGTTGTACGATCAGATGGAACAACTCCTGCTCAGTCACTTACCGCTGGTATACAGCGAAGAAACGATCCCTGTATTAACCACGCTGAAAACAACCGGCGAATGCACCGTGAATGTATTGAGTAATACCGGTTTCATTAAAGGACGAACACTGAGAAAGGTATTGAAGGAAATCAAACTGTCAGATTATTTCGACTTCCAGCTGTACTCCGATGAGCTGGGCCTTTCGAAGCCGAATCCGTTGTTTTTTCAGCACATGCTGCACAATGTGGCACGTTGCAAAGGGGCAGGAATTAATTTAAAGGAAGTGATTCACATCGGGGACAACCCGAGGGCAGACATAGCCGGCGCCAGCGCCGTTGGAATAGATAGCCTGTTAATCAATTCTAATCATAGTTCCATTTTAAGTGTGGTCCGGTAA
- a CDS encoding TerD family protein, which yields MAINLIKGQTIDLRKNDKGEEFDLSTVTIGLGWDVRQQKSSGGFFGKLFGGDKKEDEYDLDAVAMLLDNNGKVANLGRSVQTRDGRSVGLYEGDVVFFNSMKHPSGHIWLTGDNRTGAGGGDDEQIIIKLDALDGRYQKILFMVTIYNGRQNNQHFGMIDNAFIRAVDSRGKEIAKFSLSGDHTYNGMCSMTFAELYRKDGAWKFRAIGEPHQSDSFVDELKKLTYS from the coding sequence ATGGCTATTAATTTGATAAAAGGTCAAACCATTGATCTGCGTAAAAATGATAAAGGAGAAGAATTTGATTTGTCTACCGTTACCATCGGATTGGGATGGGATGTAAGACAACAAAAAAGCAGCGGTGGTTTTTTCGGTAAATTATTTGGTGGCGATAAGAAAGAAGACGAATATGACCTGGATGCAGTAGCCATGCTGCTGGACAACAATGGAAAAGTAGCCAACCTGGGCAGAAGCGTACAAACAAGAGATGGCAGAAGTGTAGGCCTGTACGAAGGCGATGTGGTATTCTTCAATTCCATGAAACACCCGTCCGGCCATATCTGGCTGACAGGCGACAACAGAACCGGCGCCGGCGGTGGCGACGATGAGCAGATTATCATCAAACTGGACGCATTGGATGGCCGTTACCAGAAAATATTGTTTATGGTAACCATCTACAACGGCCGGCAGAATAACCAGCATTTTGGTATGATTGATAATGCCTTTATCCGTGCGGTAGACAGCAGAGGAAAGGAAATAGCCAAATTCAGCCTGTCTGGCGATCATACTTATAACGGTATGTGCTCCATGACCTTTGCAGAACTGTATCGCAAAGACGGCGCCTGGAAATTCCGCGCCATTGGTGAACCACATCAATCCGATAGTTTTGTGGATGAACTGAAGAAACTGACCTATTCCTGA
- a CDS encoding TerD family protein — translation MAINLQKGQRIDIGLSKISVGLGWNPNEGTGYDFDLDASAFMIDEGRHIIQEEFFIFYGNTDSPDGALHHTGDDPTGGNSAEGDDETIQVDLAKIDPRVKEILFVVTIHDAATRKQNYGQVRNSYIRIVDDANGQEIAKYELGEDFSIETGVEFGRLYLKDGKWKFEASGIGYKEDLAYFLSKYFKGQIIK, via the coding sequence ATGGCTATTAATTTGCAAAAAGGACAAAGGATTGATATTGGTCTGTCGAAGATCAGTGTAGGGCTGGGGTGGAATCCCAACGAAGGAACCGGTTATGATTTTGATCTGGATGCTTCTGCATTTATGATTGATGAGGGCCGGCATATTATTCAGGAAGAATTTTTTATCTTTTATGGAAATACAGACTCGCCGGATGGCGCGCTGCATCACACCGGCGATGATCCTACCGGTGGTAACAGTGCAGAGGGGGATGATGAAACGATTCAGGTAGACCTGGCAAAAATAGATCCCCGGGTGAAAGAGATCCTGTTTGTAGTCACCATTCATGATGCGGCTACCAGAAAACAAAACTACGGACAGGTCAGAAATTCGTATATCCGTATCGTTGATGATGCCAACGGACAGGAAATTGCCAAATATGAACTGGGAGAAGATTTCTCTATTGAAACCGGTGTGGAATTCGGTCGCCTGTACCTGAAAGATGGCAAATGGAAGTTTGAAGCTTCCGGTATCGGCTATAAAGAAGACCTGGCTTACTTCCTGTCGAAATACTTTAAAGGCCAGATTATAAAATAA
- a CDS encoding lipase family protein has translation MSLFNTYQQTDAQVCMTLSGLAYAPDQPYLESLLSQPHAPYATGNNWQLVWYATNQANLMYMVQHQDDPQRYIIAIRGTVWSDLTDIVEDLDVYNTTPWMNGHISNGIFKGIKSLSSLRPGNNGMSLAEYLQYISSNSQGNLNITITGHSLGGALAGAYALLLKTTISNAAVNWSVYTFAAPSVGDQDFVQYFNQVFNQANAQAFRIYSNKDLVPFAFAGLADVMSNDIPVETAEWLKRLLGLTLAFVRSELSTVYVQTGGLNQVICLDNATHPVLPAAPLPPPPVTKLRFYQEWFAYQHGHNTYLALLGTAQLPVFPTLPAYTQAQLTAR, from the coding sequence ATGTCCCTATTCAACACTTATCAACAAACTGACGCGCAGGTATGTATGACCCTTTCAGGGCTGGCATATGCACCCGACCAGCCATACCTGGAATCCCTGCTGTCACAGCCGCACGCGCCTTATGCCACCGGTAACAACTGGCAACTGGTATGGTATGCTACAAATCAGGCAAACCTGATGTATATGGTACAGCACCAGGATGATCCCCAGCGGTATATTATTGCCATTCGGGGCACGGTATGGTCTGATCTTACAGACATTGTGGAAGACCTGGATGTGTACAACACAACACCCTGGATGAACGGTCATATTTCCAATGGTATTTTCAAAGGGATTAAATCCCTGAGCAGTCTGCGCCCCGGCAATAACGGCATGAGTCTGGCGGAATACCTGCAATATATTTCGAGTAACAGTCAGGGAAACCTGAATATTACCATAACCGGGCATAGCCTGGGTGGCGCATTGGCTGGTGCGTATGCGCTGCTGTTGAAAACCACGATCAGCAATGCTGCCGTGAATTGGTCGGTGTATACTTTTGCGGCGCCTTCCGTAGGAGATCAGGATTTTGTGCAGTACTTCAATCAGGTATTTAATCAGGCGAATGCGCAGGCATTCCGTATCTACAGCAATAAAGACCTGGTACCTTTCGCGTTTGCCGGTCTGGCAGATGTGATGAGCAATGATATTCCGGTAGAAACAGCCGAATGGTTGAAACGTTTGCTGGGACTAACGCTGGCGTTTGTACGAAGTGAACTGAGTACCGTATATGTACAGACTGGTGGCCTGAACCAGGTCATCTGCCTGGACAATGCTACCCATCCCGTACTACCGGCTGCTCCTTTGCCTCCGCCACCGGTTACCAAACTCCGGTTTTACCAGGAATGGTTTGCCTACCAGCATGGACATAATACTTATCTGGCATTACTGGGAACGGCGCAATTGCCGGTTTTTCCCACGCTGCCAGCCTATACACAGGCGCAGCTGACCGCGCGTTGA
- a CDS encoding response regulator transcription factor has translation MINLGIIEDDPVVRQTLIDFFNHQPGFSCPVTGGTVTDFMNSWPATVTLDIVLSDIGLPGQSGIKGIPLIKKRAPRCQVAMLTIYDDPDKIFQALCAGATGYLLKQTPLLKIKEALLSLQEGGAPMSPGIARKVVAYFNPKSRESLHEKITPREAQILQAIEDGCTNKEVAIRLNISLETVKSHIRNIYEKLEVNSRHALIRGKYKGTN, from the coding sequence ATGATAAACTTGGGTATTATTGAAGATGATCCGGTGGTACGGCAAACGCTGATCGATTTTTTCAATCATCAGCCAGGTTTTAGCTGCCCGGTTACCGGCGGCACCGTAACGGATTTCATGAATAGCTGGCCGGCAACGGTGACGCTGGACATCGTATTGTCTGATATTGGTTTGCCCGGACAATCCGGTATTAAAGGCATTCCGCTGATTAAAAAGAGAGCGCCCCGCTGTCAGGTGGCGATGCTCACCATTTATGATGACCCGGATAAAATATTCCAGGCATTGTGCGCAGGCGCTACCGGTTATCTGTTGAAGCAAACTCCGTTGCTGAAAATAAAAGAAGCCTTGTTATCGCTGCAGGAAGGTGGTGCACCAATGTCGCCAGGCATTGCCCGAAAGGTGGTGGCTTATTTTAACCCCAAGTCACGGGAAAGCCTGCACGAAAAAATAACACCCCGCGAAGCCCAGATACTACAGGCTATTGAAGATGGATGTACCAATAAAGAAGTCGCCATCCGGCTGAATATCTCCCTCGAAACCGTAAAGTCTCACATCCGCAACATCTACGAAAAACTGGAAGTCAACAGCCGGCATGCACTGATCCGGGGAAAGTATAAAGGAACCAATTAA
- a CDS encoding two-component regulator propeller domain-containing protein yields MRCLCLLSCLLFCNYFPAIARPDFHYRYIPLPESLRDANINQVTPDSKGILWFFSSSGLHRYDGNQVLTFNLTTKPAILANSITCIFIDKTDHLWIATRKGLSRFDLKSWTTARIAPAGSTGDDTGPYITIMGQGLDGTIYVGTRDAKIYRVVQDELLLVADLGHLNPNEVGLASIESINEPVKGELWVVCNGRFVKLFPDAGRFMPPVFYPMKSLAGYINGQLYFAETGDIYFYLERKGIYIFNKHSGLLSRWQHPLNDSIRLRGRVFILPMGVGEMGLFINRIGFVTWNVNTRQCSEVLPIAPPYQRIFRVTTAKSHAGRTYLTLAKGVVLLEQQRTPFRSLLASAEETAIPQSIRCIHRHGNQLYMGSYQEGFIQVDEQTGEKKNIARNFIYTILPWQGDSLLLGSEGDGLLWYHTTKNTLQPFWQDTVQIPWQHRVLNKYTTALTRENDSLVWVGTYNGVYLLNVHTRTAHRLLPESVAGRALQQAKIFDILIAGKERYISTVEGLFLYRPESRELQRLFENTHPDYANESFYDILPVQDVFWGGTNGRGIVLFNRQQQILQEINTSNGLAGNAVYSLQRIGDDVIAATDQGLSIINLVNKQIKNYARHDQLPSNEFNHSAVCRYGNQVYLGTLNGIVAFNMQELVAYHPGKSPVNISFTSFTTGNKSGLQHDFTLPYQSAPALTVSPDIQYFSLRFGGVDPTVSQFYYYYRLNQEAPWQEVGPQQEIAFAGMAPGHYQLQLAARIPGQAVFRELLSIPLTVVPAFYQTWWFRMCVVLAAGVLVFLAFRYRMMQLLKEQQLRSKIAADLHDEVGSSLTRIYFQADMLSMQSGESTALQKIAAASKYALGMMSDMVWSIDARFDTAADLVSRIKDYLNNLQQELDITCVLELQGDYTSRALQQRVRQNFFLIFKEAMTNAARYTSTPAITVRLTFGATTTALLVCNHCSGDSNRMKNYQGGQGMANMQRRAAGMKGALQVSREKDRYCLLLQVPC; encoded by the coding sequence ATGAGATGTTTATGTCTGTTATCCTGTTTATTATTTTGTAATTATTTCCCTGCGATTGCCCGTCCTGATTTCCATTACCGGTACATTCCGCTGCCGGAGTCACTGCGGGATGCCAACATTAATCAGGTGACGCCCGACAGCAAAGGTATCCTGTGGTTTTTCAGCAGCAGCGGCCTGCATCGTTACGACGGGAATCAGGTGCTCACCTTCAACCTCACCACCAAACCGGCTATTCTGGCCAACAGCATCACCTGTATATTTATTGATAAAACAGATCATCTCTGGATCGCTACCCGGAAAGGGCTGAGCCGCTTCGACCTGAAAAGCTGGACCACTGCCCGGATAGCGCCTGCCGGAAGTACCGGTGATGATACCGGCCCCTACATCACTATTATGGGGCAAGGGTTGGATGGCACCATATACGTAGGCACCAGGGATGCGAAAATATACCGGGTCGTGCAGGACGAATTATTATTGGTGGCAGACCTGGGGCATCTCAATCCCAATGAAGTAGGGCTCGCCAGTATTGAATCGATTAATGAACCTGTGAAAGGAGAATTATGGGTGGTATGTAATGGCCGTTTTGTAAAGCTGTTTCCGGATGCCGGCCGGTTTATGCCACCGGTATTTTATCCCATGAAGTCTTTGGCCGGCTACATCAACGGGCAGTTGTATTTTGCGGAAACAGGGGATATTTATTTTTATCTTGAACGGAAAGGCATTTATATTTTCAATAAACATTCCGGGCTGTTATCCCGATGGCAACATCCACTGAATGATAGCATCCGGCTGAGAGGCCGTGTATTTATTTTACCGATGGGGGTGGGAGAGATGGGCCTCTTCATCAACAGAATCGGATTTGTTACCTGGAACGTAAATACCCGGCAATGCAGTGAAGTGTTGCCCATTGCACCGCCGTATCAGCGTATTTTCCGGGTCACCACGGCCAAAAGTCATGCCGGGCGTACCTATCTGACCCTGGCTAAAGGCGTGGTACTGCTGGAGCAGCAGCGCACGCCCTTCCGGTCGTTGCTGGCGTCTGCAGAAGAAACGGCCATCCCGCAAAGTATCCGCTGTATACACCGGCACGGTAATCAACTATATATGGGATCTTATCAGGAAGGTTTTATACAGGTAGATGAGCAAACCGGAGAGAAAAAAAACATCGCCCGCAATTTTATTTATACGATCCTGCCCTGGCAGGGAGATAGTTTATTGCTGGGCTCTGAAGGGGATGGATTGTTATGGTATCATACCACTAAAAATACGCTGCAGCCTTTCTGGCAGGATACGGTACAGATACCCTGGCAACACCGTGTCCTCAACAAATACACCACTGCCCTCACCCGGGAAAATGATTCCCTGGTATGGGTAGGTACCTATAACGGCGTGTATCTGCTGAATGTGCATACCCGTACCGCACACCGATTGCTGCCGGAAAGTGTTGCGGGGCGTGCATTGCAGCAGGCAAAAATCTTTGATATCCTGATCGCCGGAAAGGAGCGTTACATCTCCACGGTGGAAGGACTTTTTTTATACCGGCCGGAAAGCAGGGAGTTGCAACGCCTGTTTGAAAATACACATCCGGACTATGCCAATGAATCTTTTTATGATATCCTGCCTGTACAGGATGTTTTCTGGGGTGGTACCAATGGCCGTGGTATCGTGCTCTTTAACAGGCAGCAGCAGATATTGCAGGAAATCAATACCAGCAATGGCCTGGCGGGTAATGCTGTTTATTCGCTGCAACGTATAGGCGACGACGTGATTGCTGCTACCGATCAGGGACTCAGCATCATTAATCTGGTGAACAAACAGATAAAAAATTATGCCCGGCATGATCAGCTGCCTTCCAATGAGTTTAATCATTCGGCTGTTTGCCGCTACGGCAACCAGGTATACCTGGGTACGTTGAATGGTATTGTGGCATTTAACATGCAGGAGCTGGTAGCCTATCATCCGGGTAAAAGCCCTGTAAACATTAGTTTCACCAGCTTTACTACCGGCAACAAAAGTGGTTTACAGCACGATTTCACATTGCCTTATCAATCGGCGCCTGCGCTCACCGTCAGCCCCGATATACAATATTTCTCCCTGCGTTTCGGCGGCGTAGATCCTACTGTGAGTCAGTTCTATTATTATTACCGTTTAAATCAGGAGGCGCCCTGGCAGGAGGTTGGCCCGCAACAGGAAATTGCTTTTGCGGGGATGGCGCCCGGGCATTATCAGCTGCAGCTGGCCGCGCGTATACCAGGCCAGGCGGTGTTCCGGGAACTGCTGAGTATTCCGCTGACTGTAGTGCCGGCGTTTTATCAGACCTGGTGGTTCCGCATGTGTGTAGTACTGGCGGCAGGTGTGCTGGTATTCCTGGCATTCCGCTACCGGATGATGCAATTGCTGAAAGAGCAGCAGCTACGTTCCAAGATTGCGGCCGACCTGCATGATGAAGTAGGTAGTTCGCTGACGCGTATTTATTTCCAGGCAGATATGCTCAGCATGCAGTCCGGCGAAAGTACGGCGCTGCAGAAAATTGCTGCCGCCAGCAAATATGCGCTGGGGATGATGAGCGATATGGTGTGGTCGATTGATGCCCGCTTTGATACGGCAGCGGACCTGGTTTCCCGCATCAAGGATTACCTCAACAACCTGCAGCAGGAACTGGATATTACCTGTGTGCTGGAGTTGCAGGGAGATTATACCAGCCGGGCTTTGCAGCAACGGGTGCGGCAAAACTTTTTCCTGATTTTCAAGGAAGCGATGACCAACGCGGCGCGTTATACGAGTACGCCGGCCATTACCGTACGGCTCACCTTTGGCGCCACTACCACAGCCTTGCTGGTATGTAACCATTGTTCCGGAGACAGCAACCGGATGAAAAACTACCAGGGCGGGCAGGGCATGGCCAATATGCAGCGACGGGCTGCAGGTATGAAAGGGGCGTTGCAGGTAAGCCGGGAAAAGGATCGTTATTGCCTGTTGTTACAGGTACCTTGTTAA